The nucleotide window CAACAGACTATGATTCCCCAGAAGTGAATGAGTCAGCTGATACTGAATTCGATGCTGAAGACCTTGAACAGTCCCAGCTCGAAGCAAGGCTGATGGCCAAGCATATCAAGGATATGGTTGAAGAGCGCCGGGGTGTGTATAATCCCAAAACAAAAACATCCAAACCCGTCAATTATCGCGATATCGTCATCCTTCTTCGCTCAATGACTTGGGCTCCTCAAATCATGGAGGAATTCAAGCAGCAGGGAATCCCGATTTACGCGAATTTGTCGACTGGCTATTTCCAGGCGACAGAGGTCGCGGTCATGCTTTCTTTGCTGAAAGTAATCGACAACCCTTATCAGGATATCCCGCTTGCCGCTGTATTGAGGTCACCGATCGTCGGCCTGGACGAAGAAGAACTAGCCATCATCAGGATCAGCCAGAAAAGAGGTTCGTTCTATGAGGCGTTGACGGAATTCTGTCTCCACAAGCCGACAATAGAAAATGAAGCTCTTCATGAAAAGACGAGTCGTTTCTTTGAAGGCTTGAAAAAATGGAGAACGGCTGCAAGACAAGGATCTGTTTCTGATTTAATCTGGCAATTATACAGGGAGACGAGGTTCTTCGATTTTGCAGGCGGGATGCCAGGCGGAAAACAACGCCAGGCTAATCTCAGAGCGCTTTATGATCGCGCAAGACAATATGAAGCGACGAGCTTCCGCGGCTTGTTCCGCTTTTTGCGCTTCATTGAACGGATGAGGGAGCGTGGCGATGATCTTGGCGCGGCAAGGGCGCTGGGAGAACAGGAAGATGTCGTCAGGATCATGACGATCCACAGCAGCAAAGGGCTGGAATTCCCAGTAGTTTTCGTAGCGGGACTTGCCCGGAATTTCAATACGATGGACTTGAAAAAATTCTATATGCTTGATAAAGAATTTGGCTTTGCTGCTAAGTACATCAACCCTGAGAAGCGAATTTCGTTTCCATCTTTGCCGCAATTGGCGTTCAAACGCAAGCATAAGATGGAAATGCTTTCTGAAGAGATGCGTGTCCTCTATGTTGCCTTGACACGGGCAAAAGAAAAGCTCTACCTGATCGGTTCTGTGAAGGATGCAGATAAAACGATCAGCAAGTGGCAGGACGAAGCAAGCCATCCGGAATGGCTCCTTGATGAATATTTAAGGGCATCGGCATCAGGCTATATTGACTGGATAGGGCCAGCTGTTATCCGTCATAAGGATTGTGAGTCGATCAGGGGAAGCCAGGCAATCCTGCATCCTGCACTCGACGAAGAGATTAACTGTCATCCATCCCGCTGGAAAATCGCAACGATTAACGCAGAGGAAATCATTTCATATGCCGATGAGAAAGACGAAGAGCGCGAGAGCCTGATGGATCTTGTCGCAGCTGGCCAGGCTGTAAACCAGGTTTCGGAACTGGCTGATAAGGTCAATGAACAGCTTTCATGGAAATATCACTTTAAGGAAGCGGCCAATCACCGTTCGAAACAGTCTGTAACCGAGCTGAAGAGAAACCACGAAACAAGGGATGAGGAGAGCGGGACACAGATCGTCCGCCGGTTTACGAAGCCAATCCTTAACAGGCCAAGGTTCATGCAGGAAAAAAAACTCACCCCTGCAGAACGGGGAACCGCGATGCATATGGTCATGCAGCATATCGATCTTTCCAGGCCGATTACAGAGTTAAGCCTTGAATCACAGCTGGAGCAAATGGTCGAGAATGAGCTGCTGTTCCCGGAACAGAAGGAGGCAGTCGATCAAAAATGGATTCTTGCCTTTTTTGATACTGAGATCGGCCAGCGACTCCTTGGAGCAAACAAGGTCAGCCGCGAGGTTCCATTTTATCTCTCATTACCGGCAAAAGAGGTTTACCCTGATTGGCAGGGAGAAAATGAGCCGATTTTTATCCAGGGGGTCATCGACTGTATTTTCGAGGATGAGACAGGGACAGTCCTGCTTGACTTCAAGACAGATGGCATCCATGACCGCTATAAAGGCGGGTTCGAACAGGCAAAACCGATTTTGGAAGAGCGTTATCGAATCCAGATCAGCCTGTATGCAAAGGCGATTCAACAAGTATGGAAAAAGCCAGTTGAAGAGAAATATTTATATTTCTTTGATGGCGGACATCTTCTGGAAATGGATCAGTTCTAAATTAAAGGAATCGGTTGATTGTTCACACAATCCTTGCCGATTCCTTTTTTGTAGCGTATGGGACAGGTGCACAACTGATTAAGAAAATCCATGAAGGGGAAATTACCAACAGGGCTTGTTGAAGGAGGGATTGTAAATGGCAAAGAAAAGCCATATCAACACTTGTGAACTATGCGGCAGGAATGAGGTCGAGGTCACGGTCCATCATCTGACACCAAGGGAAAGGGGCGGAGCCTTCATGCCAACTGCCAGCCTTTGCATTCCTTGCCACAAACAGATACATGCTTTATTCACAAATGAGGAGCTGGCTACGGGATTGAATAGTATTGAATTGCTCCGCTTACATCCTGAACTGCAAAAATTCCTGAAATGGATAAAAAAGCAGCCCTCTACAAGGCTGCCGAGAATTTCAAAATCAAATGCTCGAAAACGTAAAAAGCGCTAGTTATTTCCTACTGTCGGCTGGTCGATCAGGTTGGCATCA belongs to Mesobacillus sp. AQ2 and includes:
- the addA gene encoding helicase-exonuclease AddAB subunit AddA; translation: MNIPPVPEGATWTEDQWKAIMASGQDILVAAAAGSGKTAVLVERIIRKITSENYPIDVDELLVVTFTNASAAEMRHRIGEALEKAINSHPDSTHLKKQLSLLNRASISTLHSFCLEVIRKYYYLIDVDPGFRIADETEGQLLRDEVIEDLFEEEYGKADNQPFFNLVDAFTNDRSDEGLKDIITDLFDFARSNPSPDAYLDSIVSMYEAAGSIAIEHLPFMKVLISDIELQLQGAKQLLEKALDISRMPGGPAPRAVNFTEDLHVIDTLLAASEQTWGDLHEAIQLADFGRAKTCRGDDYNKDLVDKAAKLRDRAKKIVQDLRSELFSRKPESFLKDMQEMKPLIAVLIDLVKEFSHRFGEVKQERGLVDFSDLEHYTLEILTAKTDDGNVSPVSPSEAALAYRNKFKEVLVDEYQDTNMVQEAILQLLTAEGEAAGNLFMVGDVKQSIYKFRLAEPNLFLGKYNRFTAEGEGTGLKIDLAKNFRSRSEVLDGTNYLFKQIMGVKVGEIHYDDNAELKKGAPYPEDDSFPVELLLIDKGEGASTDYDSPEVNESADTEFDAEDLEQSQLEARLMAKHIKDMVEERRGVYNPKTKTSKPVNYRDIVILLRSMTWAPQIMEEFKQQGIPIYANLSTGYFQATEVAVMLSLLKVIDNPYQDIPLAAVLRSPIVGLDEEELAIIRISQKRGSFYEALTEFCLHKPTIENEALHEKTSRFFEGLKKWRTAARQGSVSDLIWQLYRETRFFDFAGGMPGGKQRQANLRALYDRARQYEATSFRGLFRFLRFIERMRERGDDLGAARALGEQEDVVRIMTIHSSKGLEFPVVFVAGLARNFNTMDLKKFYMLDKEFGFAAKYINPEKRISFPSLPQLAFKRKHKMEMLSEEMRVLYVALTRAKEKLYLIGSVKDADKTISKWQDEASHPEWLLDEYLRASASGYIDWIGPAVIRHKDCESIRGSQAILHPALDEEINCHPSRWKIATINAEEIISYADEKDEERESLMDLVAAGQAVNQVSELADKVNEQLSWKYHFKEAANHRSKQSVTELKRNHETRDEESGTQIVRRFTKPILNRPRFMQEKKLTPAERGTAMHMVMQHIDLSRPITELSLESQLEQMVENELLFPEQKEAVDQKWILAFFDTEIGQRLLGANKVSREVPFYLSLPAKEVYPDWQGENEPIFIQGVIDCIFEDETGTVLLDFKTDGIHDRYKGGFEQAKPILEERYRIQISLYAKAIQQVWKKPVEEKYLYFFDGGHLLEMDQF
- a CDS encoding HNH endonuclease translates to MAKKSHINTCELCGRNEVEVTVHHLTPRERGGAFMPTASLCIPCHKQIHALFTNEELATGLNSIELLRLHPELQKFLKWIKKQPSTRLPRISKSNARKRKKR